The following DNA comes from Balneola vulgaris DSM 17893.
ACACCTACCATTTATACCTTCGTCCTGGTATGGACATTATGTATGAGGCTGGTGGTTTACATGAGTTTATGAAGTGGGACAAGCCAATTCTCACCGATTCTGGGGGCTACCAAATTTTTTCACTCTCTGAGAACCGAAAGCTAGAAGAAGAGGGTGCCTTTTTTAAGAGTCATATTGATGGTTCAAAACATCTGTTTACTCCTGAAAATGTAGTTGAAACTCAACGAACATTAGGCTCTGATATCATGATGATATTGGATGAATGCCCACCTTATCCAAGCTCATATGAGTATGCGAAGAACTCAATGGGTTTAACGCATCGATGGGCTAAAAGAGGTCGTAAGCATTTCCTAGAAACAGAGGCTAGATATGGCCACAAGCAGCATCAATTTGGTATTGTACAAGGCGGGACGTACAAAGATCTTAGAATCGAGTCATCTAAGTTTATGGCCGATCAAGATTTTGAAGGCATTGCCATTGGGGGATTGAGTGTAGGAGAACCCATTCCATTAATGTATGAGATGGCTGATTTGAATACCGACTACCTGCCCAAACAAAAAGCTCGTTATTTAATGGGAGTAGGCACTCCGGGCAATTTGATTGAATGTGTAGCTCGTGGAATTGACATGTTTGATTGTGTGATGCCAACTAGGAATGCCAGAAATGGCACTATTTTCACGCGAAATGGCAAAGTAAATCTTAGAAATGCGAAATGGAAAAATCACCATGAGTTTTTAGATCCTGACTTTCCATCCGACGTCTGTAATAAATATACGATGGCATACATCCACCACCTGATTAAGCACAATGAGATTTTTGGACTCGTGATGGCTTCAATCCACAACCTAACATTCTATTTATGGTTGATGGAGCAGATTCGTGAACATATTGCCAACGATACCTTTGCAGAATGGTATCCATCTATGGTAAAGCAAGTAGAGACTAAACTTTAGTAGCTTCTTGCTCTATTTGTTCAGAAAGGGAGGGGCCAAAGGTTATTCCTTTTAAAAATAGATCTATATCTAGGCTTAAGGAATGGTGCTTCAAATAATAGTGCGAGAACTCCTCTTTTGTGAGATTCTCTTTGTTTTGAATGCTCTGATATTGAGCGATACCAAAAAGACCTGCTTTGAAAGGTTTTTTAGGTCCAAACATTGGTGCACCCACCCAACTCATTTCACCTAGAAGTATGTAGCCACACAGTAGGTTTAAATTTTTAATCGGCCTGCCAGTATAAAACACATTATTGGTGTTGGTAGTAACTTGCTTTGATGCCTTATTTTTAAATATTCCACCCAGTAAACGTGGAATAAAAGTGATACCCCAACAAGGGATGGCGATCAATACATCAAAAACCCTTTTAAAAACTTTGTTCTGTGTTCTTTCATAAAGCAACATTTCTATTTGTGAAGGGGGGTCGAAGTATTCAATACTGGATTTCCCGATGATGGTATCTGTTACTTGAGAGCAAATTTTAGCAGGCTTTCTTTGTTCATTTTTTGATGTTAGCACTTCTAATAATGTGTCATATTGAACTTCATCAACAACAAAGAAGATTTCATCTACACTATTAATCATCTTCCTATTTACAGCGTTGATAGTTGTTGATTCGTGAACTAAGTATTTACCACTTGGATGCCCTTCAATCTTTTGTTTCCAAAAATCGTGATTAGGCAACTCTCCAATTAATAATACTTTCAATTTCTTTATCTGATACCCTCCCTCTCTAATTCTCATGAACATTGGCTTCAATATCACTGCAAGAAATAATGAAAGAATGTAAGCCACTACCAGTATTAACCGTGAGTAAGCTAGTTCTTTTATTAGAAAGCTTATACCAGCTACAATTAGAAATGCTAAACTAAGATTTATTAAATCTTTTGTTATAAAGTCAAAAGAACGTTTTTCTTGATTTCGAAATTTATGAAGAAGGAAATAGAGTACGCTAATTATGGCATTTACTATAAAAAAGTCATTTCTATTCGGATCAATTATTGCTGCAATATCAAAATCGAAACGACTTAAAAAAGCCACTATAAGTGCTAAATTGATTGCTACTAAGTCAATAATTAGCTGATAGTTATTTAATAGTGTTGAGAGTGAAACGTCTACAATTGTTTTTAAATAGGTAATACATAAAACAATGGTGCTCACTAATCTTCCATACACTTTCCCATAGTGTTTTATGAAGAATTGATATAATGACTGATTAAATATTTTCGCGTATTTATAATCTCTCTTTTTAGTACTCTCGCCTTTATAATGAATGATCTTAGTAATTGGAGCATATACTACTTTATAACCCGCCTCTTTAGCTCTCAAACAAATATCATCATCCTCTGCATACATAAAAAAAGCTTCATCAAAACCATCTAAGCTTTTCAATACATCCGTATTCCAAAACATAAATGACCCTGACACTACGGGTACTTCCGAAGTTTCATTTTCATCAATCCAGCTTAAATATCGTTTTCCAAACAATCTAGATTTTGGGAATAAGGTATCCAGGCCTGTGACTTTGTTTACAGCAGAAACTAAATCGGGTATAGACCTCTTGCACTCTTTGGCAAAACTCCCATCCGCATTTAAAATCTTACAACTACTAACTCCACACTTAGGATTCGCCTCCATAAAAGCATACATCTTTTCTAGAGTATCTTCACTGATTAAAGTGTCAGGATTTATAAGTAGTGTATATTTCCCCTTAGCTAGATTAATCCCTTGGTTATTCGCCTTCCCAAATCCTAGATTTTCATCATTCTGAATTACAGTTATATCTGTATACTGCTTACTAATTTCAGTGAAAGCATTGTCGCCAGAAGCGTTGTCTATAACAATAATTTGTAGTGAGTACTCCCCTTTCCCTTTATAAAGTGTATGAAGTAGATTAAGCACATACTCCTTCACTTTATAGTTCACAATCACTACAGATATGTCGTAGGTGCTCTGCATTATAAACCAAGCTTGTTTAGCACATAGTCAATCTTTCCTTTCAAGCCAAGTCCATACCCGAATCGGTCGCTCGTTCCTCTCCACTTGTGGTCTATATAATTTGTGATAGGGAAATCTACAAGCTTAAATCCTTCCTCAATAGCTCGTTTAAAGTTCATCAAAGTAGGTTGACCGTGATGTATGAATGGTGTTAATGATTTGTATGTATTTGTTCTCAACATCATATAGGGTGTTAAGATGAT
Coding sequences within:
- a CDS encoding glycosyltransferase family 2 protein, yielding MQSTYDISVVIVNYKVKEYVLNLLHTLYKGKGEYSLQIIVIDNASGDNAFTEISKQYTDITVIQNDENLGFGKANNQGINLAKGKYTLLINPDTLISEDTLEKMYAFMEANPKCGVSSCKILNADGSFAKECKRSIPDLVSAVNKVTGLDTLFPKSRLFGKRYLSWIDENETSEVPVVSGSFMFWNTDVLKSLDGFDEAFFMYAEDDDICLRAKEAGYKVVYAPITKIIHYKGESTKKRDYKYAKIFNQSLYQFFIKHYGKVYGRLVSTIVLCITYLKTIVDVSLSTLLNNYQLIIDLVAINLALIVAFLSRFDFDIAAIIDPNRNDFFIVNAIISVLYFLLHKFRNQEKRSFDFITKDLINLSLAFLIVAGISFLIKELAYSRLILVVAYILSLFLAVILKPMFMRIREGGYQIKKLKVLLIGELPNHDFWKQKIEGHPSGKYLVHESTTINAVNRKMINSVDEIFFVVDEVQYDTLLEVLTSKNEQRKPAKICSQVTDTIIGKSSIEYFDPPSQIEMLLYERTQNKVFKRVFDVLIAIPCWGITFIPRLLGGIFKNKASKQVTTNTNNVFYTGRPIKNLNLLCGYILLGEMSWVGAPMFGPKKPFKAGLFGIAQYQSIQNKENLTKEEFSHYYLKHHSLSLDIDLFLKGITFGPSLSEQIEQEATKV
- the tgt gene encoding tRNA guanosine(34) transglycosylase Tgt; amino-acid sequence: MYTLKKESSSTKARLGELKTDHGVIQTPIFMPVGTLGTVKGVSQHDLVEKIHAQIILGNTYHLYLRPGMDIMYEAGGLHEFMKWDKPILTDSGGYQIFSLSENRKLEEEGAFFKSHIDGSKHLFTPENVVETQRTLGSDIMMILDECPPYPSSYEYAKNSMGLTHRWAKRGRKHFLETEARYGHKQHQFGIVQGGTYKDLRIESSKFMADQDFEGIAIGGLSVGEPIPLMYEMADLNTDYLPKQKARYLMGVGTPGNLIECVARGIDMFDCVMPTRNARNGTIFTRNGKVNLRNAKWKNHHEFLDPDFPSDVCNKYTMAYIHHLIKHNEIFGLVMASIHNLTFYLWLMEQIREHIANDTFAEWYPSMVKQVETKL